The following coding sequences lie in one Streptomyces venezuelae genomic window:
- a CDS encoding bifunctional methylenetetrahydrofolate dehydrogenase/methenyltetrahydrofolate cyclohydrolase: protein MTAQILDGKATAAAIKSELTARVAALKEKGVTPGLGTVLVGDDPGSQKYVAGKHRDCAQVGIASIQRELPATASQEEIEAVVRELNEDPACTGYIVQLPLPKGIDENRVLELMDPDKDADGLHPMNLGRLVLNEPAPLPCTPYGIIRLLRQHDVEIKGAEVVVVGRGVTIGRPMPLLLTRKSENATVTQCHTGTRDLAAHLKRADIIVAAAGVPHLIKPEDVKPGAAVLDVGVSRDENGKIVGDVHPGVAEVAGWISPNPGGVGPMTRAQLLVNVVEAAERAAR, encoded by the coding sequence ATGACCGCCCAGATTCTCGATGGCAAGGCCACCGCAGCCGCGATCAAGTCCGAACTGACCGCCCGCGTGGCGGCCCTGAAGGAGAAGGGCGTCACGCCCGGACTCGGTACCGTCCTGGTCGGCGACGACCCGGGCAGCCAGAAGTACGTCGCGGGCAAGCACCGCGACTGCGCGCAGGTCGGCATCGCCTCCATCCAGCGCGAACTGCCCGCCACCGCCTCCCAGGAGGAGATCGAGGCGGTCGTCCGCGAGCTCAACGAGGACCCGGCCTGCACCGGGTACATCGTCCAGCTCCCGCTCCCCAAGGGCATCGACGAGAACCGCGTCCTGGAGCTCATGGACCCGGACAAGGACGCCGACGGCCTGCACCCGATGAACCTCGGCCGGCTCGTCCTGAACGAGCCCGCGCCGCTGCCCTGCACCCCGTACGGGATCATCCGGCTGCTCCGGCAGCACGACGTGGAGATCAAGGGCGCCGAGGTCGTCGTGGTCGGCCGCGGCGTCACCATCGGCCGGCCCATGCCGCTCCTGCTCACCCGCAAGTCCGAGAACGCCACGGTCACCCAGTGCCACACCGGCACGCGTGACCTCGCCGCCCACCTCAAGCGGGCCGACATCATCGTGGCCGCCGCGGGCGTGCCGCACCTGATCAAGCCCGAGGACGTGAAGCCGGGCGCCGCCGTCCTGGACGTGGGCGTCTCGCGCGACGAGAACGGCAAGATCGTCGGCGATGTCCACCCGGGCGTCGCCGAGGTCGCGGGCTGGATCTCCCCGAACCCGGGCGGCGTCGGCCCGATGACCCGCGCCCAGCTCCTGGTGAACGTCGTCGAGGCCGCGGAACGCGCCGCGCGCTGA
- a CDS encoding DUF3017 domain-containing protein yields MSETTGPEADEGSTAAAGRGSTADVPLAKGAVSAPGPDGQPRKVSRRFPLFTRDTARPEGGGRAAAGDAPAPARQWPLLSVVSLVGLGLLLTAFDVFRVGTLLIGIALIGGAVLRWALPDVGMLAVRSRFTDMVTYGVLGVAIALLAMMAQPDPWLVIPFLDDTLHYTI; encoded by the coding sequence ATGAGCGAGACCACGGGCCCGGAAGCCGACGAGGGCAGCACCGCGGCCGCCGGGCGGGGCAGCACCGCTGACGTTCCCCTGGCCAAGGGCGCGGTCAGCGCGCCGGGCCCGGACGGGCAGCCGCGGAAGGTGTCGCGCCGCTTCCCGCTGTTCACGCGGGACACCGCGCGGCCCGAGGGCGGCGGCCGTGCCGCGGCGGGCGACGCGCCCGCACCGGCCCGGCAGTGGCCGCTGCTCAGCGTCGTCTCGCTGGTCGGACTCGGACTGCTGCTCACCGCGTTCGACGTGTTCCGCGTCGGCACGCTGCTGATCGGCATCGCGCTCATCGGCGGCGCCGTGCTGCGCTGGGCGCTGCCGGACGTCGGGATGCTCGCGGTGCGCTCGCGGTTCACGGACATGGTCACGTACGGGGTCCTCGGCGTCGCCATCGCGCTCCTCGCGATGATGGCGCAGCCCGACCCTTGGCTCGTGATCCCGTTCCTGGACGACACGCTGCACTACACGATCTAG
- a CDS encoding sensor histidine kinase, which translates to MRIRPLAVDALIAVALTTVAVLLGQESVKQGWIALDPLGYALVGLICLPVAVRGRAPLTVLLVVHLAWFVYVTVGYWPVVGTFGPMLTVYTVASLRPPRTSLACAVLMAGLWIYAGAISEDASMPSVVGQAVGFSLVLWRFGYVARRSAELARQLKREQDERARREVAEERGRIARELHDVVAHHMSVISVQAGLATFVFGSDPATARAALGTISGTSGEALEELRRMLRVLRAEDGDHTGDAPAAPMPGLARLDDMVERVRAGGVDVELRVTGTPRPVAPGVELCAYRVVQEALTNVLKHAHGAAATVELAYRRGHIEVSVINDGQGVIQDRVRTGSGHGLIGMRERAKLYGGAISIGPLSEGGFAVRLTLPTSARAAARGDDATE; encoded by the coding sequence ATGCGGATCCGCCCCCTCGCTGTCGACGCATTGATCGCGGTCGCCCTGACCACGGTCGCCGTGCTGCTCGGCCAGGAGTCCGTCAAACAGGGCTGGATCGCCCTCGACCCCCTGGGATACGCGCTGGTCGGACTCATCTGCCTGCCCGTCGCGGTCCGCGGCAGAGCCCCGCTCACCGTGCTGCTCGTCGTCCATCTGGCGTGGTTCGTCTACGTCACCGTCGGCTACTGGCCGGTGGTCGGCACCTTCGGCCCGATGCTCACCGTCTACACGGTCGCCTCCCTGCGGCCCCCGCGCACCTCACTCGCCTGCGCCGTGCTGATGGCCGGCCTGTGGATCTACGCCGGTGCGATCAGCGAAGACGCCTCGATGCCGTCCGTCGTCGGCCAGGCCGTCGGCTTCTCCCTCGTCCTGTGGCGCTTCGGATACGTCGCACGCCGCTCGGCCGAACTCGCGCGGCAGCTGAAGCGCGAACAGGACGAACGGGCCCGCCGCGAGGTCGCGGAGGAACGCGGGCGCATCGCGCGCGAACTGCACGACGTGGTCGCCCACCACATGTCGGTGATCTCCGTGCAGGCGGGCCTCGCGACGTTCGTCTTCGGCTCCGACCCCGCGACCGCGCGCGCGGCCCTCGGCACCATCTCCGGGACCAGCGGCGAAGCGCTCGAAGAGCTCCGCCGCATGCTGCGCGTGCTGCGCGCCGAGGACGGCGACCACACCGGCGACGCCCCCGCGGCCCCGATGCCGGGCCTGGCCCGCCTGGACGACATGGTCGAGCGGGTCCGCGCCGGGGGAGTCGACGTCGAACTGCGGGTCACGGGCACCCCGCGGCCGGTGGCGCCCGGCGTCGAACTCTGCGCGTACCGCGTGGTGCAGGAGGCGCTCACCAACGTACTGAAACACGCCCACGGAGCCGCCGCGACCGTCGAACTCGCCTACCGGCGCGGGCACATCGAGGTCTCGGTCATCAACGACGGGCAGGGGGTGATTCAGGACAGAGTGCGGACGGGGAGTGGACACGGCTTGATTGGGATGCGGGAGCGGGCCAAGCTCTACGGCGGGGCGATCAGTATCGGCCCGCTGAGCGAGGGGGGATTCGCCGTGCGACTCACCCTGCCGACCTCGGCGCGGGCCGCGGCGCGGGGGGACGACGCAACGGAATGA
- a CDS encoding response regulator produces MSSHIRVLVVDDQFLIRAGLVGLLRAAPGIEVVGEAGDGEEAVALAARTCPDVVLMDIRMPGMNGITATAKILAQAGEPAPRVLVLTTFDLDEYVYGALRAGASGFLLKDSGPERLLAAVAAVGGGDALFAPSVTRRLVEAFARQTTGPGADDAETPPDLGVLTLREVEVLKLIARGLTNADIAEQLYISEATVKTHLNRTMSKLDLDSRAQAVVVAYETGLVTPGAGSANGR; encoded by the coding sequence ATGAGCTCACACATCAGGGTGCTCGTCGTCGACGACCAGTTCCTCATCCGCGCGGGGCTGGTGGGGCTGCTGCGCGCCGCGCCCGGCATCGAGGTCGTGGGAGAGGCGGGCGACGGCGAGGAAGCGGTGGCGCTCGCCGCGCGGACCTGCCCCGACGTCGTCCTCATGGACATCCGGATGCCGGGCATGAACGGCATCACGGCCACCGCGAAGATCCTGGCGCAGGCGGGCGAACCGGCGCCGCGCGTCCTTGTCCTGACGACGTTCGACCTCGACGAGTACGTGTACGGGGCGCTGCGGGCCGGTGCGTCCGGGTTCCTGCTCAAGGACTCCGGGCCCGAGCGGCTGCTCGCGGCCGTGGCGGCGGTCGGGGGCGGCGACGCGCTCTTCGCGCCCAGCGTGACGCGGCGCCTCGTCGAGGCGTTCGCCCGGCAGACGACGGGGCCCGGCGCCGACGACGCGGAGACGCCGCCCGACCTCGGGGTGCTGACCCTGCGCGAGGTGGAGGTCCTGAAGCTGATCGCGCGCGGCCTCACCAACGCGGACATCGCGGAGCAGCTCTACATCAGCGAGGCCACGGTCAAGACCCACCTCAACCGCACGATGAGCAAGCTCGATCTGGACAGCAGGGCGCAGGCGGTGGTGGTGGCGTACGAGACGGGGCTCGTGACGCCCGGGGCGGGCTCGGCGAACGGCCGGTGA
- a CDS encoding XRE family transcriptional regulator translates to MPRWKALPDELDPEVREFAGQLRRLVDRSGLSIAAVSDRTGYSKTSWERYLNGRLLAPKGAIVALAEVTGTPPVHLITMWELAERAWSRSEMRHDMTMQAIRISQARAALDELGADPAAKADGKGASGKAPKPGKRDARRDAKPDAGTDAKADRKTPGRTTPGRTTPGRTTPGQTTPGQTSPGQQAPGRTAPDGHAPGAQAPDRTAPGGHAPGARASGAQAPDRTAPGGHAPGRKVPENAPSPWPSPPSQPSHSPFPGQPSARPPAPGGRGAARNGSGGGFGPVTGVAGPAGVSPTVGPPSVGSHGASSSYGEASASAFGEAGSPGSPGGPGGAGGPGGPGPAGAPDRQRRRRKLTMFLAGVVGALVVIAAAVFMTGFGGDDKGDDEAKPTATPTKKDTDLPAGVECSGKDCAGKDPENMGCGGELAKTTSRATIGKTLVEVRYSKTCGAAWARITQATPGDELTITGSGGGAGAKQKSTVNEDFDAYTPMVAAESGTAAKACATLTSGRTGCTA, encoded by the coding sequence ATGCCTCGTTGGAAGGCGCTACCGGACGAGCTCGACCCGGAGGTCAGGGAGTTCGCCGGCCAGCTGCGCAGGCTGGTCGACCGCAGTGGGCTGAGCATCGCGGCCGTGTCCGACAGGACCGGCTACAGCAAGACGTCGTGGGAGCGCTATCTGAACGGGCGGCTGCTCGCGCCCAAGGGGGCGATCGTCGCGCTCGCGGAGGTGACGGGGACGCCGCCCGTGCACCTCATCACCATGTGGGAGCTGGCGGAGCGGGCCTGGAGCCGTTCCGAGATGCGGCACGACATGACGATGCAGGCGATCCGCATATCGCAGGCGCGGGCCGCGCTGGACGAGCTCGGCGCCGACCCGGCGGCGAAGGCGGACGGCAAGGGAGCGTCGGGCAAGGCGCCCAAGCCGGGGAAGCGGGACGCCAGGAGGGACGCGAAGCCGGACGCCGGGACGGACGCGAAGGCGGACCGCAAGACGCCGGGTCGGACGACGCCGGGTCGGACGACGCCGGGTCGGACGACGCCGGGTCAGACGACGCCGGGGCAGACGTCGCCCGGGCAGCAGGCCCCGGGCCGGACGGCCCCGGACGGGCACGCGCCGGGTGCGCAGGCCCCGGACCGGACTGCTCCGGGCGGGCACGCGCCGGGTGCGCGGGCGTCGGGTGCGCAGGCCCCGGACCGGACCGCTCCGGGCGGGCACGCGCCGGGCCGGAAGGTGCCGGAGAACGCGCCCTCCCCGTGGCCTTCGCCGCCGTCGCAGCCTTCGCACTCCCCCTTCCCTGGACAGCCGTCCGCACGGCCGCCGGCCCCCGGTGGCAGGGGTGCGGCGCGCAACGGGTCCGGCGGGGGCTTCGGGCCGGTGACCGGGGTGGCGGGACCGGCCGGGGTGTCGCCCACGGTGGGGCCGCCCTCGGTCGGTTCGCACGGGGCGTCCAGTTCGTACGGCGAGGCGTCGGCGTCCGCCTTCGGTGAGGCGGGGAGCCCCGGAAGCCCGGGTGGGCCCGGAGGTGCCGGTGGTCCCGGCGGTCCCGGTCCCGCGGGGGCGCCGGACAGGCAGCGGCGGCGCCGCAAGCTGACGATGTTCCTCGCTGGGGTGGTCGGGGCGCTCGTGGTCATAGCCGCCGCGGTCTTCATGACCGGGTTCGGCGGTGACGACAAGGGCGACGACGAGGCGAAGCCGACCGCGACGCCGACGAAGAAGGACACGGATCTGCCCGCCGGGGTCGAGTGCAGCGGCAAGGACTGCGCGGGCAAGGACCCCGAGAACATGGGCTGCGGCGGCGAGCTGGCGAAGACGACGTCGCGGGCGACGATCGGGAAGACGCTGGTCGAGGTCCGGTACAGCAAGACGTGCGGCGCCGCGTGGGCGCGGATCACTCAGGCGACGCCGGGTGACGAGCTGACGATCACGGGGTCGGGCGGCGGCGCCGGGGCCAAGCAGAAGAGCACGGTGAACGAGGACTTCGACGCGTACACACCGATGGTGGCGGCCGAGTCGGGGACGGCGGCGAAGGCGTGCGCGACGCTCACGTCCGGCCGGACGGGCTGCACGGCGTAG
- a CDS encoding malate dehydrogenase, giving the protein MTRTPVNVTVTGAAGQIGYALLFRIASGHLLGADVPVNLRLLEITPALKAAEGTAMELDDCAFPLLNSIEISDDPNVAFDGANVALLVGARPRTKGMERGDLLEANGGIFKPQGKAINDHAADDIKVLVVGNPANTNALIAQAAAPDVPAERFTAMTRLDHNRALSQLAKKTGSSVADIKRLTIWGNHSATQYPDIFHAEIAGKNAAEVVNDQAWLADDFIPTVAKRGAAIIEARGASSAASAANAAIDHVHTWVNGTAAGDWTSMGIPSDGSYGVPEGLISSFPVTTKDGKYEIVQGLEINEFSRTRIDASVQELTEEREAVRGLGLI; this is encoded by the coding sequence ATGACCCGCACTCCCGTGAATGTCACCGTCACCGGCGCGGCCGGCCAGATCGGCTACGCGCTGCTCTTCCGCATCGCCTCGGGCCACCTGCTCGGCGCGGACGTGCCGGTCAACCTGCGCCTTCTCGAGATCACGCCGGCGCTCAAGGCCGCCGAGGGCACCGCCATGGAGCTCGACGACTGCGCCTTCCCGCTGCTGAACTCGATCGAGATCAGCGACGACCCGAACGTCGCCTTCGACGGCGCCAACGTCGCGCTGCTCGTCGGCGCCCGCCCGCGCACCAAGGGCATGGAGCGCGGCGACCTCCTGGAGGCCAACGGCGGCATCTTCAAGCCGCAGGGCAAGGCCATCAACGACCACGCCGCGGACGACATCAAGGTCCTGGTCGTCGGCAACCCCGCCAACACCAACGCGCTCATCGCGCAGGCCGCCGCCCCGGACGTACCGGCCGAGCGCTTCACCGCGATGACCCGCCTGGACCACAACCGCGCGCTCTCGCAGCTCGCGAAGAAGACCGGCTCCTCGGTCGCCGACATCAAGCGCCTCACCATCTGGGGCAACCACTCGGCCACCCAGTACCCGGACATCTTCCACGCGGAGATCGCCGGCAAGAACGCCGCCGAGGTCGTCAACGACCAGGCCTGGCTCGCCGACGACTTCATCCCGACCGTCGCCAAGCGCGGTGCCGCGATCATCGAGGCCCGTGGCGCCTCGTCGGCCGCCTCCGCCGCCAACGCCGCCATCGACCACGTCCACACGTGGGTCAACGGCACGGCCGCCGGTGACTGGACCTCGATGGGTATCCCGTCGGACGGTTCGTACGGCGTTCCCGAGGGCCTCATCTCCTCCTTCCCCGTCACCACCAAGGACGGCAAGTACGAGATCGTCCAGGGCCTGGAGATCAACGAGTTCTCGCGCACGCGCATCGACGCGTCCGTGCAGGAGCTCACCGAGGAGCGCGAGGCCGTCCGCGGTCTCGGCCTCATCTGA
- a CDS encoding MFS transporter, whose amino-acid sequence MKPPTPSAPPAPPAPANPSPSSPLKRSTLLTLCACVLVAQGMVAAINLLVPQLTSSGLHPSSSELLWTVDAYVIVFAGLLIPAGALGDRFGRKGALLTGLGLFAAGATVSALAVSPAMLIAGRGVSGAGAALIMPATMSILMRVASQADRPRAVASWTLAAGLGGLTGNIGGGLVGQYLSWRALFWVVVPLAALLALAVARAVPRTDKAAEAPALDPLGTLLLTGGLLALLFGIIESPMYGWTSARILAAFALGAALVGLFVAHALRSRAPLFDPRVFATPRLRAATLGTAVSFFGLFSLFYVNSQYLQYEKGFGAARAGLAIIPLTIGMVLVPKLAARWSGPSRAVAGGGLLLIGLGLLGASTADGSTPYALYACWLLVISAGTGLCMPTLTLSVVGSLPPHQAGLGSGLSTSAREVGAALGVAVTGTTLASHASGGFLGGMEAALRVVAVVVIAAAAVVTLGYGKKP is encoded by the coding sequence CTGAAGCCGCCGACACCGTCGGCCCCGCCCGCCCCGCCCGCACCCGCGAACCCCTCCCCGTCGTCCCCCCTCAAGCGGTCGACACTCCTCACTCTCTGCGCCTGCGTCCTCGTCGCGCAGGGCATGGTCGCCGCCATCAACCTCCTCGTACCGCAGCTGACCTCGTCAGGACTGCACCCCTCGTCCAGCGAACTCCTGTGGACGGTCGACGCCTACGTGATCGTCTTCGCGGGGCTCCTCATCCCGGCCGGCGCGCTCGGCGACCGGTTCGGCCGCAAGGGCGCGCTGCTCACCGGACTCGGCCTCTTCGCCGCGGGCGCGACCGTCAGCGCGCTCGCCGTCTCCCCCGCGATGCTGATCGCCGGACGCGGCGTCTCCGGCGCGGGCGCCGCGCTGATCATGCCCGCGACCATGTCGATCCTGATGCGCGTCGCCTCGCAGGCGGACCGTCCGCGCGCCGTCGCCTCCTGGACGCTCGCCGCCGGGCTCGGCGGCCTCACGGGCAACATCGGCGGCGGGCTCGTCGGCCAGTACCTGTCCTGGCGCGCGCTGTTCTGGGTGGTCGTGCCGCTCGCCGCGCTGCTGGCCCTCGCCGTGGCGCGCGCGGTGCCCCGTACGGACAAGGCGGCCGAGGCCCCCGCCCTGGACCCCCTCGGCACGCTCCTGCTCACCGGCGGTCTGCTCGCGCTGCTCTTCGGCATCATCGAGAGCCCGATGTACGGCTGGACGTCCGCGCGCATCCTGGCCGCCTTCGCGCTCGGCGCGGCCCTCGTCGGTCTCTTCGTCGCGCACGCCCTGCGCTCGCGCGCCCCGCTCTTCGACCCGCGGGTCTTCGCCACGCCGCGGCTGCGCGCCGCGACGCTCGGCACGGCCGTGAGCTTCTTCGGCCTCTTCTCGCTCTTCTACGTCAACTCGCAGTACCTGCAGTACGAGAAGGGATTCGGCGCCGCACGCGCGGGCCTCGCGATCATCCCGCTCACCATCGGCATGGTGCTCGTGCCCAAACTCGCCGCGCGCTGGTCCGGGCCGTCGCGCGCGGTGGCGGGCGGCGGCCTGCTCCTGATCGGCCTCGGCCTGCTCGGCGCGTCCACCGCGGACGGCTCGACGCCCTACGCGCTCTACGCCTGCTGGCTCCTGGTCATCTCGGCGGGCACGGGCCTGTGCATGCCCACGCTCACGCTGAGCGTCGTCGGCTCGCTCCCGCCCCATCAGGCGGGCCTCGGCTCCGGGCTCAGCACCTCGGCGCGCGAGGTCGGCGCCGCGCTCGGCGTGGCCGTGACCGGCACGACCCTGGCCTCGCACGCCTCGGGCGGCTTCCTCGGGGGCATGGAGGCGGCGCTGCGCGTCGTGGCGGTCGTGGTGATCGCCGCGGCGGCGGTGGTCACGCTCGGCTACGGCAAGAAGCCATGA
- a CDS encoding LysR family transcriptional regulator, with protein sequence MRVTQSSGAGGLDLNLLVALDVLLEEQSVSGAARRLHLSEPAMSRTLGRIRKALGDPVLVRAGRQMVPTPHALAVQAEVSAVVERARALFAGPGAVDLRTVSRTLSILGSDAIAAAYGPALFARAAEEAPGVRLRFLGESHVDEPVLRQGIADLELGVIDTTAPEVLVEKIREDRMIGMARPGHPLLKGELTARRFAAADHVTVSRRGRLSGPLDAALAELGLDRRVVGSMATFSSSVFVLLRTDLVGLAASWTRPLSEALGLVTFEVPVDLPPLPLGMAWHPRHDADPAHAWLRACARDLLAAT encoded by the coding sequence ATGCGTGTGACGCAATCCAGTGGTGCGGGGGGCCTCGATCTCAATCTGCTGGTCGCCCTCGACGTCCTGCTCGAAGAGCAGAGCGTGTCCGGCGCGGCCCGGCGGCTGCATCTGTCGGAGCCCGCGATGAGCCGCACCCTCGGCCGCATCCGCAAGGCCCTCGGTGACCCCGTCCTCGTACGGGCCGGGCGGCAGATGGTGCCGACGCCGCACGCGCTGGCCGTGCAGGCCGAGGTGAGCGCGGTGGTCGAGCGGGCCCGCGCGCTCTTCGCCGGGCCCGGCGCCGTCGACCTGCGCACGGTCTCCCGCACCCTCTCGATCCTCGGCTCCGACGCGATCGCCGCCGCGTACGGCCCCGCGCTGTTCGCCCGCGCCGCCGAGGAGGCCCCCGGCGTACGTCTCCGCTTCCTCGGCGAGAGCCACGTCGACGAACCCGTGCTGCGGCAGGGCATCGCCGATCTGGAGCTCGGCGTGATCGACACGACGGCTCCCGAGGTGCTCGTGGAGAAGATCCGTGAGGACCGGATGATCGGCATGGCGCGGCCCGGACACCCCTTGCTCAAGGGCGAGTTGACGGCCCGTCGGTTCGCGGCGGCCGACCATGTGACCGTCTCGCGCAGAGGGCGCCTGTCGGGGCCGCTGGACGCCGCGCTCGCCGAACTCGGCCTGGACAGGCGGGTGGTGGGCAGCATGGCGACGTTCTCGTCGTCCGTCTTCGTGCTGCTGCGCACGGACCTGGTGGGCCTGGCCGCGTCGTGGACCCGCCCGCTCTCCGAGGCCCTGGGGCTGGTCACCTTCGAGGTGCCGGTGGATCTGCCGCCCCTTCCGCTGGGCATGGCCTGGCACCCCCGCCACGACGCGGACCCGGCGCACGCGTGGCTGCGGGCGTGCGCACGCGACCTCCTCGCGGCTACGTAG
- a CDS encoding helix-turn-helix transcriptional regulator, with product MSEQVHNRLAMVRAERKVSRQSLAEAVGVHYQTIGYIERGQYNPSLDLALKIAKHFALPVEALFSLEPFRPLTDEVYGRDH from the coding sequence ATGAGCGAGCAAGTGCACAACAGGTTGGCGATGGTGCGCGCCGAACGGAAGGTGTCGCGTCAGAGCCTGGCCGAGGCAGTGGGCGTCCACTACCAGACCATCGGCTACATCGAGCGCGGGCAGTACAACCCGAGCCTCGACCTCGCGCTGAAGATCGCGAAGCACTTCGCGCTGCCGGTCGAGGCCCTGTTCTCCCTCGAACCCTTTCGCCCGCTCACGGACGAGGTCTACGGGAGGGACCACTGA
- a CDS encoding aldehyde dehydrogenase family protein, protein MTGTEGKRDVSAQLTIHVDGEWRAATSGATREILDPADAQPFAVIAEGGSEDADAAIAAARKAFDEGPWPTTPVAERAALLRRVADLLVRDREKIGLLESRDAGKTLEEGRVDVDCVADAFRYFADLVIGEGAGRVVDAGSDDIHSVVVHEPIGVCTMITPWNYPLLQASWKIAPALAAGNTFVIKPSEITPLTTVALIELLVEAGLPAGVANIVTGPGHTVGARLADHPDVDLVSFTGGLVSGTKVAQAAALGVKKVALELGGKNPNVVFADACATEEGFDTAVDQALNAAFIHSGQVCSAGGRLIIEESVRERFVAELARRARKIKLGRGTEDGVECGPLVSRQQREKTEMYVASALEEGAVLRSGGKRPEPSDVRPAEGYFYEPTVLDQCHREMKVVREEVFGPVLSVETFRTEDEAVALANDTEYGLAGAVWTSDQGRASRMARRMRHGTIWINDFHPYLPQAEWGGFGKSGVGRELGPAGLAEYRESKHIYQNLAPAPVRWFAG, encoded by the coding sequence ATGACAGGAACGGAAGGCAAACGGGACGTGTCCGCACAACTGACCATCCATGTGGACGGAGAGTGGCGAGCCGCCACCTCCGGTGCCACCCGCGAGATCCTCGACCCGGCGGATGCCCAGCCGTTCGCCGTGATCGCCGAGGGCGGATCGGAGGACGCGGACGCCGCCATCGCAGCCGCCCGCAAGGCCTTCGACGAGGGCCCCTGGCCGACCACGCCCGTGGCCGAGCGTGCCGCGCTGCTTCGCCGCGTCGCCGACCTGCTCGTGCGCGACCGCGAGAAGATCGGCCTCCTGGAGAGCCGTGACGCGGGCAAGACCCTCGAAGAGGGCCGCGTCGACGTGGACTGCGTCGCCGACGCCTTCCGTTACTTCGCCGACCTGGTGATCGGCGAGGGCGCGGGCCGCGTCGTGGACGCCGGCTCCGACGACATCCACAGCGTCGTCGTGCACGAGCCCATCGGCGTCTGCACGATGATCACGCCCTGGAACTATCCGCTGCTCCAGGCCAGCTGGAAGATCGCGCCCGCGCTCGCCGCCGGCAACACCTTCGTCATCAAGCCCAGCGAGATCACCCCGCTGACGACGGTCGCGCTCATCGAGCTGCTCGTCGAGGCGGGGCTGCCCGCCGGTGTCGCCAACATCGTGACCGGCCCCGGCCACACCGTCGGTGCCCGGCTCGCCGACCACCCCGACGTCGACCTGGTCTCCTTCACCGGCGGCCTCGTCTCCGGCACCAAGGTCGCCCAGGCCGCCGCGCTCGGCGTGAAGAAGGTGGCCCTGGAGCTCGGCGGCAAGAACCCCAACGTGGTGTTCGCCGACGCCTGCGCCACGGAGGAGGGCTTCGACACCGCCGTCGACCAGGCCCTGAACGCCGCCTTCATCCACAGCGGGCAGGTCTGCTCCGCCGGTGGCCGCCTCATCATCGAGGAGTCCGTCCGCGAGCGCTTCGTCGCCGAACTCGCCCGCCGCGCGCGGAAGATCAAGCTGGGTCGCGGCACCGAGGACGGCGTCGAGTGCGGCCCGCTCGTCTCGCGGCAGCAGCGCGAGAAGACCGAGATGTACGTCGCCTCCGCCCTGGAGGAGGGCGCGGTGCTCCGCTCCGGCGGCAAGCGCCCCGAGCCGAGCGACGTGCGGCCCGCCGAGGGCTACTTCTACGAGCCGACCGTGCTCGACCAGTGCCACCGCGAGATGAAGGTCGTACGGGAAGAGGTCTTCGGACCCGTCCTCAGCGTCGAGACCTTCCGCACCGAGGACGAGGCCGTCGCGCTCGCCAACGACACCGAGTACGGCCTCGCGGGCGCCGTGTGGACCAGTGACCAGGGCCGCGCGAGCCGCATGGCCCGCCGGATGCGCCACGGCACGATCTGGATCAACGACTTCCACCCCTACCTGCCGCAGGCGGAGTGGGGCGGCTTCGGCAAGAGCGGCGTCGGGCGCGAGCTCGGTCCCGCGGGCCTCGCCGAGTACCGCGAGTCCAAGCACATCTACCAGAACCTGGCACCGGCGCCCGTGCGCTGGTTCGCCGGCTGA